From Paenibacillus sp. V4I7, one genomic window encodes:
- the spoVE gene encoding stage V sporulation protein E — MGKARSAPDIWIIIPTLLLLTIGVIMVYSASSVLAFREFGDSLYYLKRQFIFAVLGVIAMFFTMNVDYLVWKRFARLALFICFAMLIIVLIPGIGVVRGGARSWLGIGAFGIQPSEFMKIGMILYLSNMLSEHQAKITLFKKGLLPPLGIMGLAFGLIMLQPDLGTGAVLVGASLLIIYTSGARLLHLSYLGMIGVAGFIGLVIAAPYRLKRITAFLDPWQDPLGAGYQSIQSLYAIGPGGLVGLGLGMSRQKYSYLPEPQTDFIFSIIAEELGFIGGTLVLLLFTILVWRGMRAAITAPDTFASLIAVGIIGMIAVQVIINIGVVIGMFPVTGITLPFISAGGSSLTLMLTSVGILLNISRYSR; from the coding sequence ATGGGTAAAGCACGGTCCGCTCCTGACATTTGGATTATTATTCCAACCTTGTTGCTTTTGACAATTGGCGTTATTATGGTTTACAGCGCTAGCAGTGTTCTTGCGTTTCGCGAATTTGGCGACTCCCTGTATTACTTGAAACGTCAATTTATCTTTGCTGTTTTAGGTGTTATCGCCATGTTTTTTACGATGAATGTTGATTATTTAGTTTGGAAAAGGTTTGCCAGATTAGCGCTTTTTATTTGCTTTGCCATGCTGATTATCGTTCTAATTCCCGGCATCGGGGTTGTTCGAGGTGGAGCTAGAAGCTGGTTAGGTATTGGTGCCTTCGGCATTCAGCCGTCCGAATTTATGAAAATTGGGATGATACTCTATCTATCCAACATGTTATCTGAGCATCAAGCGAAAATAACATTATTCAAAAAAGGCTTATTGCCACCGCTTGGCATCATGGGCTTAGCGTTCGGTCTCATTATGCTTCAGCCAGACCTTGGAACAGGTGCCGTTCTCGTCGGAGCATCGCTGCTCATCATTTACACTTCGGGGGCGAGATTGCTTCATCTCTCGTATCTAGGTATGATAGGGGTTGCGGGTTTTATCGGGCTCGTCATTGCTGCCCCATACCGTTTGAAGCGAATTACAGCATTCTTGGATCCGTGGCAGGATCCCTTAGGTGCAGGTTATCAGTCGATTCAATCGCTCTATGCTATTGGACCGGGAGGTCTTGTAGGGCTTGGTCTAGGTATGAGCCGTCAGAAGTACAGCTATTTGCCAGAGCCGCAAACTGATTTCATTTTCTCCATTATTGCTGAGGAACTTGGATTTATCGGCGGTACGCTTGTGCTGCTGCTCTTTACGATTCTTGTATGGCGCGGAATGCGGGCAGCTATTACTGCTCCGGATACGTTTGCCAGTTTGATCGCTGTAGGCATTATCGGTATGATTGCCGTTCAAGTCATTATTAATATTGGTGTTGTTATTGGGATGTTCCCGGTAACCGGCATTACTTTGCCATTCATAAGTGCAGGAGGGTCTTCATTGACGCTTATGCTGACATCGGTCGGCATCCTGCTCAATATATCCCGCTATTCGAGGTGA
- the murD gene encoding UDP-N-acetylmuramoyl-L-alanine--D-glutamate ligase, with the protein MKHPRDYRGLEVIILGLARSGVAAAKLFHQKGALVTVNDKKERSACPEADELEALGISVVCGFHPESLVHAGISLVVKNPGIPYTVEPIRKAEELGIEVVTEVEVAYQFCEAPIIGITGSNGKTTTTTLIGLMLDAAGLSPVVAGNIGRALTEAAPEVTADNWMVVELSSFQLKGTTSFRPTIALLLNVYETHLDYHGSMDDYIASKARLFANQTEEDTAILNWDDEVCQSLIPNLKAKLFPFSMKEKLSFGVYFDVETEVIVYANGLGQVQPIMPASEMGIPGSFNVENALAAAAAAITAGVQLDAIADVLRSFQGVEHRLELVRELNDVTFYNNSKATNAAASIKSIEAFNQRVVLIAGGLDRGSDYMELLPTFRERIKGIVTLGQTKEKITHIAKLAGISRIQTVDTAKDAADAVSQAVQLAWQMSEPGDIVLLSPACASWDMFPSYEDRGRMFKESVHNL; encoded by the coding sequence AGCTTTTTCATCAAAAAGGAGCCTTGGTCACGGTCAACGATAAAAAAGAGCGAAGCGCATGCCCTGAAGCCGACGAATTAGAGGCTCTGGGTATTTCTGTTGTATGCGGCTTTCATCCGGAGTCCTTGGTGCATGCGGGTATTTCTCTCGTTGTGAAGAACCCAGGAATTCCATATACGGTTGAGCCGATTCGCAAGGCAGAAGAGCTAGGAATCGAAGTCGTGACTGAGGTTGAGGTTGCTTATCAATTCTGTGAAGCTCCAATTATTGGTATTACGGGTTCGAATGGTAAGACCACAACGACAACATTGATTGGTTTAATGCTGGACGCAGCTGGTTTATCTCCCGTTGTAGCGGGTAATATTGGGCGTGCATTAACAGAGGCTGCGCCTGAAGTTACAGCTGATAACTGGATGGTTGTTGAGCTCAGCAGCTTTCAACTGAAAGGAACGACTTCTTTCCGTCCTACGATTGCACTTTTGTTAAATGTGTACGAAACTCATTTGGATTATCATGGTTCGATGGATGACTATATCGCTTCGAAAGCTAGATTATTTGCAAATCAAACCGAAGAAGATACGGCGATTCTGAATTGGGATGATGAGGTGTGTCAGTCTTTAATTCCTAATCTGAAGGCTAAGCTATTCCCTTTTTCTATGAAAGAGAAGCTCTCTTTTGGTGTCTACTTCGATGTAGAGACAGAGGTCATTGTTTACGCAAATGGACTAGGCCAAGTGCAGCCGATTATGCCGGCAAGTGAAATGGGGATCCCAGGCAGCTTTAACGTCGAGAACGCGTTAGCGGCGGCGGCAGCAGCCATTACGGCGGGTGTTCAGCTGGATGCCATAGCAGATGTGCTTAGAAGCTTCCAAGGCGTAGAACACCGTCTGGAGCTCGTTAGAGAGCTGAATGATGTGACCTTCTATAACAATTCCAAAGCCACGAATGCAGCGGCTTCGATAAAGTCAATCGAGGCGTTTAACCAGCGTGTTGTCTTAATAGCAGGAGGATTGGATCGTGGGTCGGATTATATGGAACTTCTGCCTACTTTCCGTGAGCGAATTAAAGGTATCGTTACTTTAGGTCAAACGAAAGAGAAAATTACGCATATTGCCAAGCTGGCAGGGATTAGCCGCATTCAAACCGTCGATACTGCTAAGGATGCAGCGGACGCGGTGTCGCAAGCCGTTCAGCTAGCCTGGCAAATGAGTGAACCCGGAGATATTGTTCTACTTTCACCTGCTTGTGCAAGCTGGGATATGTTCCCCTCCTATGAGGACAGGGGACGCATGTTTAAGGAGTCCGTGCATAACCTTTAA
- a CDS encoding undecaprenyldiphospho-muramoylpentapeptide beta-N-acetylglucosaminyltransferase, whose translation MKTIVFTGGGSAGHVTPNIALMHKLAQLGWEIKYIGSATGIEKDIIEREGVPFYSISSGKLRRYFDLKNFKDPFRVMKGVYESYRLLRRLKPAIVFSKGGFVSVPVVLGSRMNKIPVIIHESDITPGLANKISIPFATKVCVTFPESLQHVQRDKAELTGLPIREHILSGKASRAYQLCDFHTQKPVILVMGGSLGSQVINQAVRGSLERLLPQFQIVHLCGKGNIASELANTRGYKQFEYLNEELPDILAMTELVISRAGATSIYEFLVMEKPMLLIPLSLQASRGDQILNAESFQKAGYADVLQEEALTADTLAERVEALHANRETHKAAMQSRKESDAVASIVKLIETYSLST comes from the coding sequence ATGAAAACGATTGTCTTTACCGGAGGAGGCTCCGCAGGGCATGTTACACCTAACATAGCGCTGATGCATAAGCTTGCTCAGTTAGGTTGGGAAATTAAATACATAGGTTCAGCTACGGGCATCGAGAAAGACATCATTGAACGCGAAGGGGTACCTTTTTACTCGATTTCGTCTGGGAAATTACGTCGATATTTTGATCTGAAAAATTTCAAAGACCCTTTCAGAGTGATGAAAGGCGTCTATGAGTCTTATAGATTGCTCCGTCGTTTGAAGCCCGCCATTGTCTTTTCGAAAGGCGGGTTCGTTTCCGTCCCGGTTGTTCTTGGCAGTCGGATGAACAAGATTCCGGTGATTATTCATGAGTCCGATATAACGCCAGGGCTTGCGAACAAAATTTCAATTCCTTTTGCAACCAAGGTTTGCGTTACCTTTCCGGAGTCTTTACAGCATGTTCAAAGAGACAAGGCGGAGCTAACAGGTTTACCCATTCGTGAACACATTCTAAGTGGTAAAGCGTCTCGCGCTTACCAACTTTGTGATTTTCATACACAGAAACCGGTTATTTTGGTGATGGGTGGCAGCCTAGGCTCGCAAGTGATTAACCAAGCTGTCAGAGGCAGCCTAGAGCGATTACTACCTCAGTTTCAGATTGTACATCTATGCGGGAAAGGCAATATTGCGTCAGAGCTCGCCAATACTCGGGGGTATAAACAATTTGAGTATTTGAATGAGGAGCTCCCAGATATTTTGGCAATGACAGAGCTTGTTATTTCCCGGGCTGGTGCCACATCTATTTATGAATTTTTAGTCATGGAAAAGCCGATGCTGCTTATTCCTTTATCGCTGCAGGCAAGTCGAGGAGACCAGATTCTAAATGCAGAATCATTTCAGAAAGCTGGCTACGCCGACGTTCTACAAGAAGAGGCTTTAACAGCCGATACGCTTGCTGAGCGTGTGGAAGCTCTCCATGCGAATCGAGAGACCCACAAGGCAGCCATGCAATCGCGCAAAGAAAGCGATGCGGTTGCATCGATCGTAAAACTGATTGAAACCTATAGCTTATCAACTTGA